Proteins co-encoded in one Microbacterium hydrocarbonoxydans genomic window:
- the gatB gene encoding Asp-tRNA(Asn)/Glu-tRNA(Gln) amidotransferase subunit GatB: protein MAIAKLMDFDKALELFEPVLGFEVHVELNTHTKMFSDAPNPANELYHAAEPNTLIAPVDLGLPGSLPVVNETAIRSSISLGLALGCSIAPSSRFARKNYFYPDLGKNYQISQYDEPIAFEGSVEVELEDGTIVQIPIERAHMEEDAGKLTHMGGATGRIQGAEYSLVDYNRAGVPLVEIVTKTIFGTEHRAPEVAKAYVATIRDIVRSLGISEARLERGNLRCDANVSLRPRGQEKLGTRTETKNVNSMRSVERAVRYEIQRQAQILADGGTITQETRHWHEDTGTTSPGRPKSDADDYRYFPEPDLVPVEPAADLIEALRAELPEQPVARRRRLMAEWGFTDLEFQDVRNGGLTEVVEATIAAGATPATARKWWTGEITRLANAQEKDVTELVSPENVAALQKLVDAGTLTDKLARQVLEGVIAGEGTPQEVVDGRGLAVVSDDGALIAAIDEALAAQPDVLAKIKDGKVQAAGAVIGAVMKAMKGQADAARVRELVLERAAQ from the coding sequence ATGGCCATCGCCAAGCTCATGGACTTCGACAAGGCTCTCGAACTGTTCGAGCCCGTGCTCGGGTTCGAGGTCCACGTCGAACTCAACACCCACACCAAGATGTTCTCCGACGCGCCGAACCCGGCGAACGAGCTCTACCACGCCGCAGAGCCGAACACTCTGATCGCACCCGTGGATCTCGGACTGCCCGGTTCGCTGCCGGTGGTCAACGAGACCGCGATCCGCTCGTCGATCAGCCTCGGTCTCGCTCTCGGGTGCTCGATCGCGCCGTCGAGCCGTTTCGCGCGAAAGAACTACTTCTACCCGGACCTCGGCAAGAACTACCAGATCTCGCAGTACGACGAGCCGATCGCCTTCGAGGGCTCGGTCGAGGTGGAGCTCGAGGACGGCACGATCGTGCAGATCCCGATCGAGCGCGCCCACATGGAGGAGGATGCCGGCAAGCTCACCCACATGGGTGGCGCGACCGGACGCATCCAGGGCGCGGAGTACTCCCTCGTCGACTACAACCGCGCCGGCGTGCCTCTCGTCGAGATCGTGACCAAGACGATCTTCGGCACCGAGCACCGTGCCCCGGAGGTCGCCAAGGCGTACGTGGCGACGATCCGTGACATCGTCCGCAGCCTCGGGATCTCCGAGGCGCGTCTGGAACGCGGCAACCTCCGCTGCGATGCGAACGTCTCACTGCGCCCACGCGGCCAGGAGAAGCTCGGGACGCGCACCGAGACGAAGAACGTGAACTCGATGCGCTCCGTCGAGCGCGCCGTGCGGTACGAGATCCAGCGCCAGGCGCAGATCCTCGCCGACGGCGGCACGATCACGCAGGAGACTCGGCATTGGCACGAGGACACCGGGACGACGTCTCCGGGACGCCCGAAATCGGATGCCGACGACTACCGCTACTTCCCCGAGCCGGATCTGGTTCCGGTGGAACCCGCCGCAGACCTGATCGAGGCGCTGCGCGCCGAGCTTCCGGAACAGCCTGTGGCTCGCCGACGCCGTCTGATGGCCGAGTGGGGGTTCACCGACCTGGAGTTCCAGGATGTGCGTAACGGGGGACTGACCGAGGTCGTCGAGGCGACCATCGCCGCAGGCGCGACCCCGGCCACCGCGCGCAAGTGGTGGACGGGTGAGATCACTCGACTCGCCAACGCGCAGGAGAAGGATGTCACCGAGCTGGTGTCGCCCGAGAACGTCGCCGCCCTCCAGAAACTCGTCGATGCGGGAACGCTCACCGACAAGCTGGCCCGTCAGGTGCTCGAAGGGGTCATCGCCGGCGAGGGCACGCCTCAGGAGGTCGTCGACGGCCGTGGACTCGCCGTCGTGTCGGACGACGGTGCCCTGATCGCTGCGATCGACGAGGCACTCGCTGCCCAGCCCGATGTGCTCGCCAAGATCAAGGACGGCAAGGTGCAGGCGGCCGGCGCCGTGATCGGTGCGGTGATGAAGGCGATGAAGGGGCAGGCGGACGCTGCCCGTGTGCGCGAACTCGTGCTCGAGCGCGCTGCGCAGTAA
- a CDS encoding DNA polymerase IV, producing the protein MGHGDGSGRIVSSADADDTGTSILHVDMDAFYAAVEVLDDPSLRGRPLIIGAPESRSVVSSASYEARRYGVRAAMPVSQALRLCPSATIVMPHFHRYQEVSRQVMSIFESITPLVEPLSVDEAFLDVRGVRRLWGSPAKIAHLVRERVRDEVGITCSVGVAATKHVAKMASTISKPDGMLVIAASDTQEFLDPRPVRAMWGVGPKTAEALEGRGIRTVRDIRSTSQAMLDRAVGPSLSARLAELARGEDPRAVETERVEKSVGHEETFDTDISDRSFVRAELLRLADRVAARLRKAEWETSTVAIKIRFDDFRTISRSQTLPEPTAVGQRIGEAAQALFDQVERRDPVRLVGVRAEKLRPAGGGGFGLWDDDEDWRRVEGAVDDAVARFGSATITRARHIGRDDGRGAARHPKAHGID; encoded by the coding sequence ATGGGGCACGGTGACGGCAGCGGGCGCATCGTGTCGTCTGCCGATGCCGACGACACGGGAACGAGCATCCTTCATGTCGACATGGATGCGTTCTACGCGGCAGTCGAAGTGCTCGATGATCCGAGTCTGCGCGGCCGTCCACTGATCATCGGTGCGCCGGAGAGCCGTTCGGTGGTATCGAGCGCGTCATACGAGGCTCGCCGATACGGGGTCCGAGCCGCCATGCCGGTGTCCCAAGCGCTTCGCCTGTGTCCGAGCGCCACCATCGTGATGCCGCACTTCCATCGCTATCAGGAAGTGTCCCGACAGGTCATGTCTATCTTCGAGTCCATCACTCCGCTCGTCGAGCCGCTCTCCGTCGACGAGGCGTTCCTCGATGTGCGTGGTGTGCGCCGGCTCTGGGGCAGCCCCGCGAAGATCGCCCATCTCGTGCGTGAGCGAGTCCGAGACGAGGTCGGCATCACGTGCAGCGTCGGCGTCGCCGCCACCAAACATGTGGCGAAGATGGCTTCGACGATCTCGAAACCCGACGGGATGCTCGTCATCGCCGCGTCCGACACTCAGGAGTTCCTCGATCCCCGTCCGGTGCGAGCCATGTGGGGGGTGGGGCCGAAGACGGCCGAGGCATTGGAGGGACGCGGGATCCGCACGGTGCGTGACATCCGCTCGACGTCTCAGGCGATGCTCGACCGTGCCGTGGGTCCGTCTCTGAGCGCACGGCTCGCGGAGCTCGCTCGTGGGGAAGACCCCCGTGCGGTCGAGACCGAACGCGTGGAGAAGAGCGTCGGGCATGAGGAGACCTTCGACACGGACATCTCCGACCGGTCTTTCGTGCGAGCGGAGCTTCTGCGTCTCGCGGACCGCGTGGCGGCGCGTCTGCGCAAAGCCGAGTGGGAGACCTCGACCGTCGCCATCAAGATCAGGTTCGACGACTTCCGCACCATCAGCCGCTCGCAGACGCTTCCGGAACCGACCGCGGTCGGGCAGCGCATCGGCGAGGCCGCGCAGGCGCTCTTCGATCAGGTCGAGCGTCGCGATCCCGTGCGACTCGTCGGCGTGCGCGCCGAGAAGCTGCGTCCCGCGGGTGGCGGCGGCTTCGGACTGTGGGACGACGATGAGGACTGGCGTCGGGTCGAGGGTGCCGTCGACGACGCGGTCGCCCGATTCGGGTCCGCGACGATCACGCGTGCCAGGCACATCGGCAGGGACGACGGGAGAGGCGCTGCGCGCCATCCGAAGGCACACGGCATCGATTGA
- a CDS encoding DUF2017 family protein — translation MSGQTVRVRLARVEGVQLARLVDDFRDLVGTDRDISDPAIDRLAPDPYPDDEDESRSFREATRDDLLDRRALDAEVVRATLSNLRGDVQEMSPAEAVAEHELGIPYADIDAWLRTLTALRLVIAERLGIESDDDRDPEDARFDVYDWLGYRLELLIDAADEFL, via the coding sequence ATGAGCGGACAGACGGTTCGAGTGCGGCTCGCCCGAGTCGAGGGGGTTCAGCTCGCTCGACTGGTCGATGACTTCCGCGATCTGGTCGGCACCGATCGTGACATCAGCGATCCCGCGATCGACCGTCTCGCCCCAGATCCGTACCCGGACGACGAGGATGAGTCGCGATCATTCCGAGAAGCGACCCGTGACGACCTTCTCGACCGACGTGCGCTCGACGCCGAGGTTGTTCGCGCGACTCTCAGCAATCTGCGGGGCGACGTGCAGGAGATGTCTCCGGCAGAAGCTGTGGCGGAACACGAACTGGGGATCCCGTACGCCGACATCGATGCATGGCTCCGCACACTCACAGCGCTCCGGCTCGTGATCGCGGAGAGACTCGGGATCGAGAGCGATGACGATCGCGACCCGGAAGACGCCCGATTCGACGTCTACGACTGGCTCGGCTATCGCCTCGAACTCCTCATCGATGCAGCGGACGAGTTCCTCTGA
- the clpS gene encoding ATP-dependent Clp protease adapter ClpS: MTPLAAPDLEEDVDLGAAPMDPWEVVVWNDPVNLMTYVVRVFRTYFGYSVERATQLMRAVHHEGHAVVAAGPRETMEVHAQAMHDYGLWATVRKAAR, translated from the coding sequence ATGACGCCGTTGGCAGCTCCCGATCTCGAGGAGGACGTCGATCTCGGCGCAGCGCCGATGGACCCGTGGGAGGTCGTCGTCTGGAACGACCCTGTCAACCTGATGACATACGTCGTGAGGGTCTTTCGCACGTACTTCGGGTACTCCGTCGAACGCGCGACGCAGCTCATGAGGGCAGTCCATCACGAGGGCCATGCCGTCGTCGCGGCCGGACCGCGAGAGACGATGGAGGTGCATGCTCAGGCCATGCATGACTACGGCCTCTGGGCGACGGTGCGGAAGGCGGCGCGATGA
- a CDS encoding metallopeptidase family protein → MEMDAAPFEELVIDELDRLPDEMVDGLENVVFVVEDRPEDGSLDLLGLYDGLALTERTQYGTGELPDRIVVYREPHLAACDDEAALRDEIHTTLVHEIAHFYGIDDDQLHRLGWA, encoded by the coding sequence ATGGAGATGGATGCTGCCCCCTTCGAGGAACTCGTGATCGACGAGCTCGACCGCCTGCCCGACGAGATGGTCGACGGCCTCGAGAACGTCGTCTTCGTCGTGGAGGATCGCCCGGAGGATGGAAGCCTGGATCTCCTCGGCCTGTACGACGGGTTGGCGCTGACCGAGCGCACACAGTATGGCACCGGTGAACTGCCCGATCGCATCGTCGTCTATCGGGAACCGCACCTGGCGGCCTGTGACGACGAAGCAGCGCTGCGGGACGAGATCCATACGACGCTGGTGCACGAGATCGCACACTTCTACGGCATCGACGATGACCAACTGCACCGGCTGGGGTGGGCATGA
- a CDS encoding LysE family transporter — protein MSLAVWFSLLTACVVISFTPGAGAINTMSNSLSQGWRRSIWGIVGQQLALIVHVAIVAAGLGLIVSQSEVLFNAIRYAGAAYLVFLGIRLIVAKPDPVIDDASPVDVHEGHWSMIRRGFWVNLLNPKAVVFFLAFLPQFIDLDQPQLPQYITLIVTVIVVDVAVMWGFFAAAARPFRRFTRSARGQRMLNTVFGVLFIAVAALLVFLH, from the coding sequence GTGTCACTCGCCGTGTGGTTCTCGCTCCTGACCGCCTGCGTGGTGATCAGCTTCACTCCGGGCGCCGGCGCGATCAACACCATGTCGAACTCGCTCAGTCAGGGCTGGCGCCGTTCCATCTGGGGCATCGTCGGGCAGCAGCTCGCCCTCATAGTCCATGTCGCCATCGTCGCGGCGGGTCTCGGCCTCATCGTGTCTCAGTCGGAAGTGCTCTTCAACGCAATCCGATATGCAGGTGCGGCGTATCTCGTCTTCCTCGGGATCAGGCTGATCGTCGCGAAACCCGACCCGGTGATCGACGACGCCTCTCCGGTCGATGTCCATGAAGGGCATTGGTCGATGATCCGACGAGGCTTCTGGGTGAATCTCCTGAATCCCAAGGCGGTCGTCTTCTTCCTCGCTTTCCTCCCCCAGTTCATCGACCTGGACCAGCCGCAGTTGCCGCAGTACATCACTCTGATCGTCACGGTCATCGTGGTCGACGTCGCGGTGATGTGGGGGTTCTTCGCGGCGGCGGCGCGTCCCTTCCGACGCTTCACCCGGTCTGCACGGGGCCAGCGGATGCTGAACACGGTCTTCGGGGTGCTGTTCATCGCCGTCGCCGCGCTGCTCGTCTTCCTGCACTGA
- the orn gene encoding oligoribonuclease: MVSASENDRLVWIDCEMTGLDLSVDELVEIAVVITDFELHPVDPGFQIVIRPGDAALENMNDFVTKMHESSGLITEIPDGVSLQEAQAQTLAYIKRFVPLERKAPLAGNTIGTDRMFLAKYMPDVDQWLHYRNVDVSSIKELSRRWYPRVFFQAPAKDGGHRALADILESIRELRYYREAVFVAEPGPSSDDARVIAARTVSEFTPNM; the protein is encoded by the coding sequence ATGGTATCTGCGTCAGAGAACGATCGCCTCGTCTGGATCGACTGCGAGATGACGGGACTCGATCTCTCCGTGGACGAACTCGTCGAGATCGCGGTGGTGATCACCGATTTCGAGCTGCATCCCGTCGATCCGGGCTTCCAGATCGTGATCCGACCGGGAGACGCCGCCCTCGAGAACATGAACGATTTCGTGACGAAGATGCATGAGAGCTCCGGTCTGATCACAGAGATCCCCGACGGTGTCTCTCTCCAGGAGGCACAGGCGCAGACTCTCGCCTACATCAAGCGATTCGTCCCGCTCGAGAGGAAGGCGCCGCTCGCCGGCAACACCATCGGCACCGACCGGATGTTCCTCGCGAAGTACATGCCCGACGTCGATCAGTGGCTGCACTACCGGAATGTCGATGTCTCGAGCATCAAAGAGCTCTCTCGTCGTTGGTATCCGCGCGTATTCTTCCAGGCGCCGGCCAAGGACGGTGGCCACCGGGCGCTCGCAGACATCCTCGAATCGATCCGCGAACTCCGCTACTACCGCGAGGCGGTCTTCGTCGCCGAGCCGGGCCCGAGCAGCGACGATGCGCGCGTCATCGCTGCCCGCACCGTGTCAGAGTTCACTCCGAACATGTAA
- the ssb gene encoding single-stranded DNA-binding protein, with protein MHDTVTIVGNVATDPTQGRTASGIPVTNFRLASTHRRFDDATQTWVDVITNWYSVAAFRQLAENAKASLRSGDSVIVTGRMKIRSWENNGKQGTSVDIDADAIGHDLRWGMTAYRRNPRTVATDRARDQAPQHTEERNEERPTDADGGPVIDTSWATTDERAPDFDTDFASATAAL; from the coding sequence ATGCATGACACTGTCACCATCGTCGGCAACGTCGCCACCGACCCGACACAGGGGCGCACCGCGAGCGGCATCCCCGTCACGAACTTCCGTCTGGCCAGCACCCATCGACGATTCGACGATGCGACCCAGACCTGGGTCGACGTCATCACCAACTGGTATTCGGTCGCCGCCTTCCGGCAGCTCGCCGAGAATGCGAAAGCGTCCCTGAGATCCGGTGACAGCGTGATCGTCACAGGCAGGATGAAGATCCGATCCTGGGAGAACAACGGCAAGCAGGGAACGAGCGTGGACATCGATGCGGACGCGATCGGCCATGATCTGCGGTGGGGAATGACCGCCTACCGACGCAACCCGCGAACGGTGGCGACGGACAGAGCCCGCGACCAGGCGCCTCAGCACACCGAGGAGCGGAATGAGGAACGGCCGACGGACGCCGACGGGGGACCGGTGATCGACACGTCGTGGGCGACGACGGACGAACGGGCTCCCGACTTCGACACCGATTTCGCCTCGGCGACCGCGGCACTCTGA